Proteins from one Esox lucius isolate fEsoLuc1 chromosome 19, fEsoLuc1.pri, whole genome shotgun sequence genomic window:
- the hsd17b2 gene encoding estradiol 17-beta-dehydrogenase 2 isoform X3, with translation MQTDMLTMHGKAVLITGCDTGFGHALSRRLSDMGVTVFAGVRDENSLGAMELSRRGSDGGPGRLQVLQLDVTDAGQIQRAHHIICTQVGEAGLWGIVNNAGVLDCVADGEILPVRMYRDCLAVNFIGAVEVSQVFLPLIRHARGRIVNVCSMAGDVPLPGFAAYGASKAALKIFSGVMRLELARWGVKVSTIQPAAFRTNIFGTSDDWSRKKQEIFKCLSRNVWEDYGEAYVSSLQSRYSEMADMSSEDLRPVLDDIRHALMSAAPRPTYTPGPSAWLIPFLHCLCPTWLYDIIITSLFHFNSSLPAGLQAERG, from the exons GTTGCGATACAGGTTTTGGGCATGCCCTGTCGAGAAGGCTGAGCGATATGGGAGTGACTGTGTTTGCGGGGGTTCGTGATGAGAACAGCCTAGGAGCCATGGAACTGAGTAGACGGGGGTCTGACGGAGGACCAGGCAGGCTGCAGGTCCTTCAGCTGGATGTGACAGACGCCGGGCAGATTCAGCGAGCTCACCACATCATCTGCACTCAGGTTGGAGAGGCAG GTCTTTGGGGGATCGTGAATAACGCAGGGGTCCTGGACTGTGTGGCAGATGGGGAGATTCTGCCTGTGAGAATGTACCGAGACTGCTTGGCTGTGAACTTCATCGGTGCAGTAGAGGTGTCTCAGGTCTTCCTTCCGCTGATCCGACATGCCAGAGGCAGGATAGTCAATGTCTGCAGTATGGCAG GAGATGTGCCCCTCCCTGGGTTTGCAGCCTATGGGGCATCCAAAGCAGCCCTGAAAATCTTTTCTGGAGTCATGAGACTGGAGTTAGCAAGATGGGGGGTCAAAGTGTCCACAATCCAACCGGCAGCTTTCAGGACAA aCATATTCGGTACCAGCGACGACTGGAGCCGCAAAAAACAAGAGATCTTTAAATGTCTATCCCGGAATGTCTGGGAGGACTACGGCGAGGCATACGTCTCCTCTCTTCAGTCCCGCTACTCCGAGATGGCCGACATGTCCTCAGAGGATCTGCGCCCTGTGCTAGACGACATCCGCCACGCACTGATGTCCGCGGCCCCGAGACCCACCTACACGCCGGGCCCGTCTGCCTGGCTCATCCCTTTTCTCCACTGCCTCTGTCCCACGTGGCTCTATGACATCATCATTACTTCTCTGTTTCACTTCAATAGCAGCCTTCCAGCTGGGCTCCAGGCGGAAAGAGGCTGA
- the mphosph6 gene encoding M-phase phosphoprotein 6, protein MANDNAKLSKNLLRMKFMQRGLDADTKKQLEEEEKRIISDEHWYLDLPELKAKENFIIEESSFGPFEDLKYGRMSFKGFNPEVEKLMIAMNTAKEEEEEEEEEISRMETDITDEDMARRYESLVGSMKKRFAKKRERSALDKKEAVETKPKKAFLKPQD, encoded by the exons ATGGCCAATGACAACGCCAAACTCTCCAAAAACCTTTTGCGTATGAAG TTCATGCAAAGGGGCCTGGATGCAGATACAAAGAAGCAACtagaagaggaggaaaagaggatCATCAGCGATGAACACTGGTATCTGGACCTGCCAGAACTCAAAGCTAAAGA GAACTTCATCATAGAAGAAAGTAGTTTTGGGCCTTTTGAAGACCTGAAATATGGACGGATGTCATTCAAGGGGTTCAATCCAGAAGTAGAG AAACTTATGATCGCGATGAACACTgcaaaagaggaagaagaagaggaagaggaggaaatcAGCAGAATGGAGACCGATATCACAGATGAAGACATGGCTAGACG ATATGAAAGCCTAGTGGGAAGCATGAAGAAGAGGTTTGCCAAGAAGCGTGAGAGGTCAGCATTGGACAAGAAGGAAGCTGTTGAAACGAAACCAAAAAAGGCTTTTTTGAAACCTCAAGACTGA
- the LOC105018100 gene encoding terminal nucleotidyltransferase 4B-like, with protein sequence MDPRIAWFQPEQLGPANSAWIHIWETTQGLGNISLNHHNNVSAVSNTPTKISHSTSVSVSGGTGNVNGNVIQNGVPNVSTSSGDTIMQGTINPKGDYEIEQQSELLETNINHHPAARGSNISGPGFVSGITFTGGRERDRECELGNRRRRDNRASTFGFNRSLLNISSNSASEDAGCRAVGYTGTPWKTRNYSAGILGLHEEIQDFYAYMSPRPEEERMRREVVERIERVIKDLWPTVDVQVFGSFSTGLYLPTSDIDLVVFGKFREGDTRPLWRLEEALRKHKVVEENSVKVLDKATVPIIKLTDSLTEVKVDISFNMKNAVKAAALIKDYKKKYPVLSYLVLVLKQFLLQRDMNEVFTGGISSYCLFLIAVSFLQLHSREDPCSPNANAGVLLIEFFELYGRHFNYLKTGIRIKDGGCYLSKDEVQKSMLDGYTPSLLYIEDPLQPGNDVGRSSYGAMQVKQVFDYAYMVLSHAVSPIAKYYPNNHSESILGRIIRVTQEVADYRDWISTKWADLSLKSLAINGNDVTGNDVTLLVEPQQTDECNNNLSEEGAESPRSSSPPPSSPSSSLSSSSPQSSSASSSDADSDGSPRKMKIVTQRRGLSAHRAALLD encoded by the exons ATGGATCCAAGAATTGCCTGGTTCCAGCCTGAACAGCTCGGCCCTGCCAACAGCGCTTGGATTCATATTTGGGAAACGACACAAGGTCTGGGCAATATAAGTTTGAATCATCATAACAACGTATCTGCTGTCTCGAACACACCCACCAAGATCAGTCATAGTACTAGTGTATCGGTGAGCGGAGGCACTGGAAACGTGAACGGAAACGTGATTCAGAACGGAGTCCCCAACGTTAGCACGAGCAGCGGTGACACGATAATGCAAGGAACTATCAATCCTAAAGGCGATTATGAAATAGAACAGCAATCCGAGTTATTGGAAACAAATATCAACCACCATCCTGCGGCGAGGGGCAGTAACATTAGTGGTCCTGGATTTGTGAGTGGTATTACGTTCACTGgcgggagagaaagagacagagaatgcGAACTTGGGAACAGACGGAGGAGAGACAACCGAGCCAGCACTTTTGGTTTTAACCGCAGTTTATTGAATATTAGCAGCAACTCTGCATCGGAGGACGCTGGATGCCGTGCGGTTGGTTACACGGGCACGCCTTGGAAAACCAGGAACTACTCTGCAGGGATTTTGGG ACTCCACGAGGAGATCCAGGACTTCTACGCCTATATGTCTCCACGGCCGGAGGAGGAGcggatgaggagagaggtggtGGAGAGGATCGAGAGGGTGATCAAGGACCTTTGGCCCACCGTGGAT GTCCAGGTATTTGGAAGCTTCAGCACAGGCCTCTATCTACCCACCAG TGACATTGACCTGGTGGTGTTTGGGAAGTTCAGGGAAGGAGACACCCGTCCTCTGTGGAGGTTAGAGGAGGCTCTGAGGAAACACAAGGTGGTGGAGGAGAATTCTGTCAAGGTGCTGGACAAGGCCACG GTACCAATCATCAAACTGACAGACTCTCTCACAGAGGTCAAAGTCGACATAAGTTTCAACATGAAGAATGCTGTCAAGGCTGCTGCCCTCATCAAAGATTATAAAAAG AAATACCCAGTGCTTTCGTACCTGGTGCTTGTCCTGAAACAGTTCTTATTACAAAGAGACATGAATGAAGTGTTTACAGGAGGTATCAGCTCCTACTGTCTCTTCCTCATTGCTGTCAGCTTCTTACAG CTCCATAGCAGGGAGGACCCCTGCAGCCCCAACGCCAATGCTGGTGTCCTGCTCATAGAGTTCTTCGAGCTGTACGGCCGCCATTTTAACTACCTGAAGACTGGAATCCGGATCAAGGATGGTGGCTGCTACCTCTCCAAAGACGAGGTCCAGAAGAGCATGCTGGATGGATACACCCCCTCCCTGCTCTACATCGAGGACCCGTTGCAGCCTG GTAACGACGTGGGCCGTAGCTCATACGGGGCTATGCAGGTGAAGCAGGTGTTTGACTACGCCTACATGGTGCTGAGCCACGCCGTGTCGCCCATCGCCAAGTACTACCCCAATAACCACAGCGAGAG TATACTGGGTAGAATAATCCGGGTGACCCAGGAAGTGGCTGATTACAGAGACTGGATCAGTACAAAGTGGGCTGACCTGTCTCTGAAATCCCTTGCCATAAATG GAAACGATGTCACAGGAAATGATGTTACGTTGCTGGTTGAGCCTCAGCAGACTGACGAATGCAACAATAATCTTTCTGAGGAAGGGGCAGAGTCCCCCAGATCCTCATCTCCTCCCCCTTCTTCCCCATCCTCCTCTTTGTCTTCCTCCTCACCACAGTCTTCGTCGGCTAGCTCCAGCGATGCT